A genomic segment from Oscillospiraceae bacterium encodes:
- a CDS encoding M23 family metallopeptidase has translation MEKDDQNKKKESKFIAYITGKGFYKVIGLCIALVVLAAWFITSVYKNRVGGEVQGTSSAVTSEAASQTGGITFESGLSSELFGPTANQSSQATVPANQTSEDAAAANASAAAAAESEDTGTAEEFLFIMPASGEIIREYSAGLPVYSPTFSDWRVHNAVDIAGEAGTPVRAMAAGTVTAITSDMLWGTTIVITHENGYVSKYCGLGTKPTVKVDSVVEVGQVIGSIGTTAQAEAADKPHLHFSLTKDGLSVNPIEVIAAIN, from the coding sequence ATGGAAAAGGACGATCAAAACAAGAAAAAGGAGAGTAAATTTATCGCCTACATCACAGGCAAGGGGTTTTACAAAGTCATCGGTCTCTGCATTGCGCTGGTCGTGCTGGCAGCCTGGTTCATCACTTCGGTTTATAAAAACAGAGTCGGAGGAGAGGTTCAGGGCACTTCCTCCGCGGTGACGAGCGAAGCAGCTTCACAGACCGGCGGCATCACCTTTGAGAGCGGTTTGTCCAGCGAGCTTTTCGGACCCACCGCCAACCAGAGCAGCCAGGCCACGGTGCCGGCGAATCAAACTTCGGAAGACGCCGCGGCGGCGAACGCTTCAGCGGCTGCAGCGGCTGAGTCGGAAGACACCGGGACTGCGGAGGAATTTTTGTTCATCATGCCGGCGAGCGGCGAAATCATCCGGGAATATTCCGCAGGGCTTCCGGTGTATTCGCCGACTTTTTCGGACTGGCGGGTGCACAATGCGGTAGACATCGCCGGTGAGGCCGGGACTCCCGTACGCGCGATGGCAGCCGGCACAGTAACCGCAATCACTTCAGACATGCTTTGGGGGACCACGATCGTCATCACCCACGAAAACGGATACGTCAGCAAGTATTGCGGCCTCGGCACCAAACCGACCGTGAAAGTGGACAGTGTCGTCGAAGTCGGGCAGGTCATCGGTTCCATCGGAACGACCGCGCAGGCCGAAGCCGCGGACAAGCCCCATCTCCACTTCAGTTTAACAAAAGACGGCCTGTCCGTCAATCCGATTGAAGTCATCGCCGCTATCAATTAA
- a CDS encoding sigma-70 family RNA polymerase sigma factor: protein MADDPNTHKQALFTQYYARFYTEFYRYAFYFMGNAEDAEDAVSEAITLAYAKFESLRDRDKFKFWFIKILQNACKSRLRERSATVIPLYNEEDEPIDIPDKSAVDPETRTALRQMLDRLKPDDKNIVLLSVQGGYSSDEIASMLGMTAGNVRVRLHRALGALRNGLAAI from the coding sequence ATGGCCGATGACCCCAACACACACAAACAGGCGCTTTTCACACAGTATTATGCCCGGTTTTATACCGAATTTTACCGTTACGCCTTCTATTTTATGGGAAACGCCGAGGACGCGGAAGACGCCGTGTCTGAGGCCATTACCCTGGCGTACGCAAAATTCGAAAGCCTGCGCGACCGCGACAAGTTCAAATTCTGGTTTATTAAAATCCTGCAGAACGCCTGCAAAAGCCGTCTGAGAGAGCGCTCGGCAACCGTCATTCCGTTATATAACGAAGAAGACGAACCGATCGACATTCCGGACAAAAGCGCGGTGGACCCCGAAACCAGAACCGCGCTCCGCCAGATGCTCGACCGCCTGAAGCCCGATGACAAAAACATCGTTTTGCTGTCGGTTCAGGGCGGATACTCTTCCGACGAGATCGCTTCGATGCTCGGTATGACCGCCGGAAACGTGCGCGTACGGCTCCACAGAGCCCTGGGCGCACTCCGAAACGGCCTGGCCGCAATTTAG